AACCCAGGAGGAAGCATGGCATACGTAACCATGAAGCAGATGCTGGAAACCGGTGTCCATTTCGGCCACCAGACCAAACGCTGGAACCCCAAGATGCGCCCCTACATTTTCGGTGCACGCAAGGGCATCCACATCATGGATCTCCAGCAGACCGTCAAGCTGTTCAGAACCGCCCACGATTTCATCGTCAACCTGGTAGCCAACGGTGAAAAGATCATCTTTGTCGGCACCAAGCGCCAGGCCCAGGACGTTGTCAAGGCCGAAGCCGAACGGGCCGGAATGTACTATGTGACCAACAGATGGCTGGGTGGCACCCTGACCAATTTCCAGACCATCAAGCGCAGCATCGACCGGATGAAAAACCTTGAAGCCATGTTCGAGGACGGCAGCATCAACCGCTTCCTGAAAAAGGAAATTGTGCGCATGCAGCGCGAGGTGAACAAGCTGAACCAGAACCTCGGCGGGATCAAGGACATGGACAAGCTCCCGGCTGCAGCGTTCATCATCGATCCCCACCGGGAAGACATCGCGGTCAAGGAATGCCGTACACTGGGCATCCCCATTGTTGCCGTGGTTGACTCCAACTGCGACCCCGATGTGATCGATTATATCATTCCAGGAAACGATGATGCCATCAGGGCCATCAAGCTGTTCGCATCCGCCATTGCCGAGGCCTGCCTCGAAGGCAAGGAGCAGTATGCCGCCAACATGGACAAGG
The window above is part of the Desulfoplanes formicivorans genome. Proteins encoded here:
- the rpsB gene encoding 30S ribosomal protein S2; protein product: MAYVTMKQMLETGVHFGHQTKRWNPKMRPYIFGARKGIHIMDLQQTVKLFRTAHDFIVNLVANGEKIIFVGTKRQAQDVVKAEAERAGMYYVTNRWLGGTLTNFQTIKRSIDRMKNLEAMFEDGSINRFLKKEIVRMQREVNKLNQNLGGIKDMDKLPAAAFIIDPHREDIAVKECRTLGIPIVAVVDSNCDPDVIDYIIPGNDDAIRAIKLFASAIAEACLEGKEQYAANMDKDAEVELAKAAQEEAAQEADKEEK